From Agrobacterium tumefaciens, a single genomic window includes:
- a CDS encoding ABC transporter ATP-binding protein/permease produces MVSKVTDAQRKDMASMSGFDLDFPAQLRIMGNAFWTSPVRNRLILLAFALLSIILLTAYGQIRLNEWNAPFYNALERRDLSAFIHQLEVFAVIAGCLLLLNVVQTWLNQMTALKMREGLAKDMVDQWLKPGRAARLAGFGAIAINPDQRLHDDVRNLAESSTALSIGLVNATILLVSFIGVLWTLSAGFAININGDLVAIPGYMVWAAILYAGSASLLSNLVGHRLVGLNAERYSKEAELRFSLMRASENLTAIALARGEKNERRRIGIDIDAVLGVIRGLAMALTHLTWVSSGYGWLAIVAPILIAAPVYFSGNLTFGGLMMAVGAFNQVNTALRWYIDNFGPIASWKATLQRVSIFRNALIQMDKVEQHGLTIDLARGTPNEGIRLQSVEICRDAGGDSLERGFRMREPDVEIGSGQRLMINGEQGVNRRLLFAAMAGLWPWGQGRIEMPEQSDTLFIAQHGYLPAGSLREILAYPRAPQRFTDEDYVAALTACGLSGLVPRLDESIRWDKRLDSDEQASVRVANALLLKPSFLVVDDLLEGLEKSTQDTLARVLNEMAGTAIIYIGRSEIFLAVLSPAIAHLDLIASSEAGADPSVQSD; encoded by the coding sequence ATGGTATCCAAGGTAACCGACGCCCAGCGCAAGGACATGGCAAGCATGTCCGGCTTCGACCTCGATTTCCCTGCACAGTTGCGGATCATGGGGAATGCATTCTGGACATCACCGGTGCGCAACCGGCTCATTCTTCTCGCCTTCGCCCTGCTGTCGATCATTTTGCTGACGGCCTACGGGCAAATCCGTCTCAATGAGTGGAATGCGCCGTTTTACAATGCTCTGGAAAGACGTGACCTCTCCGCTTTCATCCATCAACTGGAAGTCTTCGCGGTCATCGCTGGCTGCCTTCTTTTGTTAAACGTCGTCCAGACCTGGCTCAATCAGATGACCGCGCTGAAAATGCGCGAGGGGCTTGCCAAGGACATGGTGGATCAATGGTTGAAGCCGGGACGGGCGGCGCGGCTGGCGGGTTTCGGTGCCATTGCCATCAATCCGGATCAGCGACTACATGACGATGTTCGCAATCTCGCCGAAAGCAGCACGGCACTTTCCATCGGTCTGGTAAACGCCACGATCCTCCTCGTCAGCTTTATTGGCGTGCTCTGGACACTGTCGGCCGGTTTCGCGATCAACATCAACGGCGATCTTGTCGCTATTCCCGGATACATGGTGTGGGCGGCGATCCTTTATGCCGGGTCGGCCTCGTTGCTGAGCAATCTTGTCGGTCATCGTCTGGTTGGCCTCAATGCGGAGCGTTATTCGAAAGAGGCAGAACTGCGCTTTTCGTTGATGCGCGCCAGCGAAAACCTGACGGCTATTGCGCTGGCGCGTGGAGAGAAAAACGAACGCCGACGGATCGGTATTGATATCGACGCAGTGCTGGGCGTTATTCGCGGGCTGGCGATGGCGCTGACGCACCTCACCTGGGTGTCATCAGGTTATGGCTGGCTTGCCATCGTGGCACCAATCCTGATTGCTGCGCCAGTTTATTTCTCCGGAAATCTGACGTTCGGTGGTTTGATGATGGCGGTGGGTGCCTTCAATCAGGTCAATACTGCGCTGCGATGGTACATTGACAATTTCGGTCCGATCGCAAGCTGGAAAGCGACCCTGCAGCGCGTCTCGATATTCCGCAATGCTCTGATCCAGATGGATAAGGTTGAACAGCACGGCCTGACAATCGACCTTGCACGCGGCACGCCAAACGAAGGCATACGTCTGCAATCCGTGGAAATTTGCCGTGATGCAGGTGGCGACAGCCTGGAGCGCGGGTTCCGGATGCGTGAACCCGATGTGGAAATCGGCTCCGGGCAACGTTTGATGATCAACGGTGAGCAGGGTGTGAATCGGCGTTTGCTGTTTGCGGCTATGGCGGGTCTGTGGCCGTGGGGGCAGGGCAGAATTGAAATGCCGGAGCAATCTGACACGCTTTTCATCGCCCAGCACGGTTACTTGCCGGCCGGCTCGCTGCGGGAGATTCTTGCCTATCCACGTGCGCCGCAGCGGTTTACGGATGAAGACTACGTGGCTGCCCTGACAGCCTGCGGATTGTCGGGTCTTGTGCCACGTCTCGACGAAAGCATCCGGTGGGATAAAAGGCTTGATTCGGACGAACAGGCCAGTGTCCGGGTTGCCAACGCGCTTTTGCTCAAGCCCTCGTTCCTTGTTGTCGACGATCTGCTTGAAGGGCTTGAGAAATCGACACAGGACACACTTGCCCGCGTTCTGAACGAAATGGCCGGGACCGCGATCATCTATATCGGCCGGTCGGAGATATTTCTTGCCGTACTTTCGCCGGCAATCGCGCATCTCGATCTGATTGCATCATCGGAAGCAGGCGCAGATCCGTCAGTACAGTCCGATTGA
- a CDS encoding acyl-CoA thioesterase: MDQQPPADMELTLRTLAMPADANPAGDIFGGWVMSQMDLAAFVRANDVAGGRTVTVAVNEIVFKKPVKIGDTLCVYTRIEKVGRTSITLKIEAWTRRHYQDSREKVTEAVFIMVAVDDNGDPRPVKSVA, from the coding sequence ATGGATCAGCAGCCACCCGCCGATATGGAGCTCACGCTTCGCACTCTTGCAATGCCCGCAGACGCCAATCCCGCAGGCGATATTTTTGGCGGCTGGGTCATGTCCCAGATGGACCTTGCGGCATTTGTCCGCGCTAATGATGTTGCGGGCGGACGCACAGTTACGGTTGCCGTCAATGAAATTGTCTTCAAGAAGCCCGTAAAGATCGGCGATACCCTGTGCGTTTACACGCGCATCGAGAAGGTCGGCCGAACCTCTATCACACTCAAGATCGAGGCGTGGACCCGCCGGCACTATCAGGACTCCCGCGAGAAGGTGACGGAAGCCGTGTTCATCATGGTCGCCGTCGACGACAATGGCGATCCTCGCCCGGTAAAGAGCGTGGCCTGA
- a CDS encoding ATP-grasp domain-containing protein produces MTIPGVVIVGGAHGTLALARSLGALNVRVTYVTHDSPLAGWSRFVHETIRWSGAEDAGALQFLSDLAERAHMRGSLLVPAGDGEVKFVAENREVLSSLYTIVLPDWTALQWLCEKPLLYKRATDLGVAIPKTYESASIADLENADVVFPVVLKPNMGGGGTPIAKAKVIRAETPAELMQAYADASAQIGAENVVVQELIPGGGESQFSYAALWKDGEPVAEFTARRTRQYPVDFGYTSTYVEVVDEPRAVEAARKILSSVGHSGLVEAEFKLDRRTDTLKLLDVNPRPWSWFALCSAAGVDLGSMLWQLANGDNRKHLSSARQGVAWSYFIRDVVAALTLKRRGQSGVAAVFPSLGKVRCWAAFATQDPLPGLIDLPLTAWRVMKKRVLPSIRSEHR; encoded by the coding sequence GTGACTATTCCAGGCGTTGTTATTGTTGGGGGCGCTCACGGGACTTTGGCGCTCGCGCGAAGCCTGGGTGCCCTGAATGTTCGCGTCACTTACGTCACGCATGATTCTCCCCTGGCAGGCTGGTCCCGTTTCGTGCACGAAACCATCCGTTGGTCCGGTGCGGAAGACGCTGGTGCGCTTCAATTCCTGTCAGATTTGGCGGAGCGGGCACATATGCGCGGCTCTCTTCTCGTTCCTGCTGGCGACGGTGAGGTCAAGTTCGTTGCGGAAAACCGCGAGGTTTTGTCTTCCCTTTATACGATCGTTCTGCCTGACTGGACGGCGCTGCAGTGGCTGTGCGAAAAACCGCTGCTTTACAAGCGTGCCACAGACCTTGGAGTGGCAATTCCGAAAACCTATGAATCGGCTTCGATAGCAGATCTGGAGAACGCGGATGTCGTTTTCCCGGTGGTCCTGAAACCGAATATGGGCGGTGGCGGTACGCCAATTGCCAAGGCCAAGGTCATCAGAGCCGAGACCCCTGCAGAGTTGATGCAAGCCTATGCGGATGCAAGCGCGCAGATCGGTGCGGAGAACGTGGTGGTGCAGGAGCTGATACCTGGTGGCGGTGAAAGCCAGTTTTCCTACGCAGCTCTCTGGAAAGACGGTGAACCGGTTGCCGAATTCACGGCGCGCCGCACTCGTCAGTATCCTGTCGATTTTGGGTATACGAGCACTTATGTCGAAGTGGTGGACGAACCGCGTGCCGTGGAAGCCGCAAGAAAGATTCTAAGCTCGGTTGGACATAGCGGGCTAGTGGAAGCTGAGTTCAAACTTGATCGCCGCACAGACACGCTGAAGCTTCTCGACGTAAACCCGCGTCCCTGGTCGTGGTTTGCGTTGTGTTCTGCCGCGGGCGTCGATCTCGGAAGCATGTTGTGGCAGCTTGCCAATGGCGATAACCGCAAACACCTATCCAGCGCCCGGCAGGGCGTTGCTTGGTCTTATTTCATCCGTGATGTTGTCGCCGCCCTCACACTGAAACGACGCGGCCAGTCCGGTGTCGCAGCCGTATTTCCATCTCTTGGTAAAGTCCGTTGCTGGGCGGCATTTGCGACCCAAGATCCTCTTCCCGGTCTGATCGACTTGCCGCTGACTGCGTGGCGGGTGATGAAAAAGAGGGTTTTGCCCTCCATACGGTCAGAGCATCGGTAA